The Gehongia tenuis sequence GGTTTTGCCGCCCACGGTCAGACGGCAGCCGCCGCACATGCCCGTGCCGTCGATCATGATGGGGTTCATGCTGACCATGGTCTTGATGCCGTACTTCTCGGTGAGCTTGCACACAAACTTCATCATGATCAGAGGACCGATGGCGATCACCTCGTCATAGGTTTCGCCGCTCTCGATGAGGGCTTGAAGGGCATTGGTTACAAGCCCCTTCTCGCCGTAGGAGCCGTCGTCGGTCATCATCACAAATTTGTCACTGACCGCCCTGAAGGAATCCTCCAGGATAACCAGCTCCCGGTTCCGGAAGCCCACGATGGTGTGGACCTCGCATCCCAGCTGGTGGAGCTTCTTGGCCACGGGATAGGCAATGGCGCAGCCCACGCCGCCGCCGATCACCGCCACCTTTTTGAGCCCCTCCACATGGGAAGGCGTTCCGAGGGGGCCCACGAAGTCCTGAAGATGGTCGCCCGCCTTCAGGTGGTTGAGCTTCTCCGTGGTGGCGCCCACGATCTGAAAGATGATGGTGATGGTGCCCTTCTCCCGATCGAAATCGGCGATGGTAAGGGGAATGCGCTCCCCGGCCTCATCCACCCGTAGGATGATGAACTGGCCGGGCTCGGCTTTGCGGGCGACCAGAGGCGCCGCAATCTCCATGAGCGTCACCGTGGGGTTCAGTTCCTGCTTTTTCAGTATCTCAAACATAGCCATTCCTCATTTGCACAAAATTACATCGTCATTTTCCCATGGCAGGGGGCTTTCTGTCAATAAAAAGGGCGGTGGAAGGTTTTGTTACCCCCCTCCGCCCCGGTTCATGCCGCCGTTCAGTCAGAAATCCACCTTTTTGCCGTCATAGATGCATCCAAACAGCTTCTCCATCTCCGCCGGCGTGATGCTGCGGGGGTTGGAGCCGGTGCAGGCATCGCCCACGGCGTTCTTGGCGATCTCAGCGATTTTCTCGTTGAACTCCTTCTCCTCAATGCCGAACATCCGAAGGGTCTTCGGGATATCCAGTTTGGCGTTGTATTCGTCGATCTTCTCGCAAAGCTTCTTCACCAGCTCGTCCTCGGTGCCCGTGAGACCGACAGCCGCGGCGATCTCGGCGTAGCGCTTCTTGGCCTCGGGATCCTTGGCGTTGTACTGGATCACGTAGGGCAGATAGATGGCGTTGGCGCAGCCATGGGGAATGTGGCCGGTGCTGAAAGCCGCGCCGGTCTTGTGGGCCATGGAGTGCACGATGCCGAGCAGCGCGTTGGAGAAGGCCATGCCGGCCAGGCACTGGGCGTAGTGCATCTGCTCCCTGGCTTCCTTGTCGCCCTTGTAGGAGGCCGGCAGGTACTCGAAAACCATGGTGATGGCTTTGAGGGCCAGCGGGTCGGTGAAGGGCGAATGGAGCGTGGACACATAGGCCTCGATGGCGTGGGTCAAAGCGTCCATACCGGTGTGGGCCGTGAGCTTGGCGGGCATGGTCTCGGCCAGCTCCGGGTCCACGATAGCCACATCGGGGGTGATGTTGAAGTCAGCCAGCGGATACTTGATCCCCTTCTGGTAGTCGGTGATCACCGAGAAGGCCGTGACCTCCGTGGCCGTGCCCGACGTGGAAGGGATGGCCAGGAATTTCGCCTTCTGGCGCAGCGTGGGGAACTTGAAGGGGGTGATCAGATCCTCGAATTTGGTCTCGGGATATTCGTAGAACGCCCACATGGCCTTGGCCGCGTCGATGGGGGAGCCGCCGCCGATGGACACGATCCAGTCGGGCTCGAATTCACGCATGGCCGCCGCGCCCTTCATCACCGTTTCCACCGAAGGATCGGGCTCCACGCCTTCAAAAAGGCGGGTCTCGATGCCAGCCTCATGTAAGTTGTCAACGACCTTATCCAAAAAGCCGAACCGCTTCATGGAGCCGCCGCCCACCACAATGATGGCTTTCTTGCCCTTGAGGTTCTTGAGCTCGTCCAGGGTGCCTTTTCCGTAGTAGATGTCTCTTGGCAGTGTAAAACGCATTTGAATGGCCTCCTTTTGATCCGCGGCTTAGCCGCTAAAACTGCTTGATTTGGGATTCCTCATTAGTGTTCCCTGTTCTTTTGATATTATTTTAACATTGTCTTTTTGGAGCGGGTAATATATTATGGATATGGACGGTATATACTTAGGAACATGAGGGGGAAAGTATGGATTTACAGCAGCTTCGATACGTGACGGAAGTGGAAAAGAACGGCTCCATCACCCGGGCGGCCAAGAACCTTTACATGGGTCAGCCCAACCTGTCCAAGGCCATCAAGGAGCTTGAAAAGGAGGTGGGGGTGACCATCTTCAAAAGGACGGCCCAAGGGGTGGAGCCCACGCCCATGGGCGCCCAGTTCCTGGGCTATGCAAAGACGATCCTTTCCCAGGTGGATGAGCTGGAATCCCTCTACAAGAAGGAGGAGAGCCAGGTCTTTGAGCTGCATATTTCCGTGCCCCGGGCGACATACATCTCGGTGGCCTTCACCGATTTTTTAAAGCAGGTCCCCGGGGATGCGCCCCTTTCCGTCCGGTTCAAGGAGACCTCCAGCATGGGCGCTGCCACCGATGTGGTGAACGGCGAATCCCAGCTGGCCATCATTCGCTTTCAGAACATCTATGAGGAATATTTCACAAACTTTTTAGACAACCTGCACCTGAATTCGGAGCTCCTATGGGAGTACGGCATGGTGCTGCTGATGAGCGAGGAGCACCCGCTGGCGGGGGAGACGGAGATTCCCTATCATCTTTTGGATGGCTACACGGAAATCGTTCACGGCGACTTCCAAGTGCCCTCCCTCACCTTTGCCCAGATCAACCGGGACGCCAGAATGAAGGGCAGCAAGCGGCGGATCTACATCTATGAGCGGGGCAGCCAATACAATCTGCTCCAGCGGGTGGAGGGCACCTACATGTGGGTATCGCCGCTGCCCGAGGAGATTCTGCTGGAAAACCGGCTGGTGCAGATCCCCTGCCCCAGCGCCACGGCGAACAAGGACCTTTTGGTGTACAAGGAGGACCACGCATTGAACCGGATCGAGAAGGGCTTTATCGAGACGGTGAAGAACGAAATCCGGACCTTGAAGGGAGAAGAAGATCAATGTTGAAGATTCGTTTTGCGGATGAGGCCGATGCGGGCCTTATTCTGCACTTCATCGAGGAACTGGCCCGCTATGAGCGGATGGAGAGCGAAGTGGTGGCCAGCGAAGCGCTGCTGCGGGAGTGGATCTTTGAGAAGGGGAAGGCGGAGGTTTTGATCGGCGAATGGGCGGGAGAGCCGGTGGGTTTTGCGCTGTTTTTCCACAACTTTTCCACCTTCCTGGGCCGGGCGGGCATCTATCTCGAGGATCTTTTTGTGGAGCCGGCCATGCGGGGCAGGGGCTTTGGCAAGGCCCTCTTGAAAAGACTGGCGGAGATTGCTATTGAACGGGGCTGCGGACGGCTGGAGTGGGCGTGCCTCGACTGGAACGCGCCCAGCATCGCCTTCTACCGTTCCCTCGGCGCCCGGCCCATGGAGGAGTGGACCACCTATCGCCTCACCGGCGAGACGCTGGAGAAACTGGCCCATGAGTGACGCCCTTCGTTTCACCGGCGGACGGTTCAGGGTGATGCAGATCGCCGACACCCAGGAGAACGTCCGCGTCTCAAGGGACACGGTGCGGCTCATCGACAGCGCCCTGGAGCGGGAGAGGCCGGACCTTGTGGTCTTTACCGGCGATCAGATCAAGGGCTACAATCCCTTCTTTCGGGGCAGGCGCCGGAAGGAGAAGATTTCCCGCACCCTGAACGAGATCCTGCGGCCCCTTGTGGAAAGGGAGATTCCCTTTGCCGTCACCTTCGGCAACCATGACCGGCAGGTGGGTTTGTCGGGTGCGGAGCAGATGCTTCTCTACGAGGCTTTTCCCGGCTGTCTCGCAAGGGCGGGGGAGGTGCTGGAGCCGGGCACCCAGGCGCTGCCCGTGCTGGGGCGGGACGGCGAGCCGGCTCTTTTGATCTATCTTATTGATTCCGGCGGCGGGATGAAGGGCGGCGGCTACGAAGCGGTGCCGCAAAAGACGCTGGACTGGTACCGGGAGGTGCGGGACCGGTACCAGCTGCCCGGTCTGGTGTTCCAGCATATCCCGATTCCCGAATACTACCATCTGCTCCAAAGAGTAAAACGAAAAAAGTCCGGCGCCGTGGAGGCGTACCGGACCCATAGGCATGAGTTCTACCGCCTGGACCCGGCCAAGGTCCGTCCGGGCGGATTCATGGGGGAGGCGCCCTCGGTGCCCGATGTGAACAGTGGGGAAGGGGCGGCGCTCACAGAGAAGGGAGAGATTTTGGGCCTCTACTGCGGACACGATCACAAGAACAGCTTCGTGGGCAGCTGGAAGGGCATGGATCTTGGCTATGCCCAAAGCGCCGGATTCAACGAATACGGACCGGGGGTGGAGCGGGCCGTGCGCCTGTTCGAGATCCGGGAGACCGGCGGCTATGAGACCTGGACGACGAGCTACCAAGAGGTGGTGGGAAGGCGTCCTTCCCGGCCGCTCAAGGATTTCGTGCTCACAAACATGCCCGCCACGAGGGAGGCGGGCTGCCGGTTCATCGCAAGATCCGCTCTGGCCTTTTTGGCCGTGCTGGCCGCTGCGGGGGTTATTTGGCTGGTTTAGTTCCCGGGTTCACCGCTTGGCGGGTCCGCCGTCTCGTACAGGAAGATCTCGCCCTCCTTGCATTCCATGATGATGGCGGGGGAGGTGGTCACCCGGCCGAAGACGTCGGTGATGCGGTACTGATAGAGGTAGTCGCCGTCCACCAGCTCCGATTCCTCCATCACCACATCGCCCTGGACGGTGAAGGCGCCCATGGCGTAAAGCTCATCTTCGCCGGTTTCCCAGTTGGTCAAGCTGAACAGCAGCTCCACCCGGTCGCCGTCCTTGAGGGGCGTGACTTCCCGGGAGCTCATTCCGCCGGAGGACAGGCCGTCCCATGCGCCATAGATCTCATAATGACCATTCTCCCCGTTTTCGTCCCAGACGTAGGCGGCCCGGAGGTTGGTCTTTTTTCCGTTCAGCTTGATGGGAATGGAATAAAGATTGGTGTTCTCGTCCCCGGAGATCAGGGTGGGCGCGCAGTAAAGACCGTTCAATGTGGGCCATACCCCCCTGAAATTGTCCAGGAACAGGCCGCTCGTCCAGTTGGCGTCAATGTCGTTGTCCATGCCGAGAAGCACATAGCGGCCGCTCCTGTAATCCATATAATAGAGGGAAAATTCCACGGCTTCCACCGCGTCGAGGTCGCTGTTGATATGCAGGGCATAGTAGCCGTCCGGTGTGATGTAGCTCTCCGAAGCGACGGCGTAATCCACGGCTTGCACACAGGGCTGCTCATTGGGCAGGGCAAGCTCCTCCGAAGGGCTCCAGCCGGTGACGGCCTGGATGTAGCGAAGGTAATGGCTGCTGGTGGCGGCCTTGGCGTAGGCATCGCATAAAGCCGTGCTGGAGGCCAGCGGATAGAATACGGAAAGGCCGCTGGAGCCCTGGCGGCTCTCCCCGGTAATCTGATAAACCACCGCCTGCTCCAAAGCCGCCGTGACGCCGGCGGCCGTGTCCGGCAGCACGGCTTCGGTCTGCCGGGCGAGATCGCCCAGATCCACCATGTTGGTGAACCCCTCCTCCTCGGTGTTGCCGCCGAAATGTTCCGCCTGGCGGGCGCCCTGGGCAAAGGCCTGCAGAGCGGAGATATCCACGGCGGAGGCGCTCATCTCCTTGGCCATGGCGTCAAAAGCGGCGGTGAGGGCGGGCACGCTGGAAAGGTCGATGAGGGACAGGGTGGCCATGGCGCCGCTTTTTGCGTCGAGGCACTTGGCATAATAGCTGTCGCAGATCACCTTGCCAAGATCGACGGGCGTGCATTCAGGATTGGCGCCAAGATAGGCAAGAAACGCGCCGTAGTCCCAGCCGCCGCCGGGCTCATACTCCTCGGAGGCCGCCATGTATCCGCCGTGGGGCGCGAGGGCGGCGGCCGTCTCCAGGGATGCCATAAGGCAGCAGTCAAAGCCGATGAGATCGAACTTTGTGCCCGAAGCGGCGAAGGCCTGGGAAAGCTCCGGCAGGGTCAGGCTGTCGCCGTCGAACAGTTCGTCAAAGGCGGCCCCGGCCACAC is a genomic window containing:
- a CDS encoding sulfide/dihydroorotate dehydrogenase-like FAD/NAD-binding protein; the protein is MFEILKKQELNPTVTLMEIAAPLVARKAEPGQFIILRVDEAGERIPLTIADFDREKGTITIIFQIVGATTEKLNHLKAGDHLQDFVGPLGTPSHVEGLKKVAVIGGGVGCAIAYPVAKKLHQLGCEVHTIVGFRNRELVILEDSFRAVSDKFVMMTDDGSYGEKGLVTNALQALIESGETYDEVIAIGPLIMMKFVCKLTEKYGIKTMVSMNPIMIDGTGMCGGCRLTVGGKTKFACVDGPDFDGHEVDFDEAMERASMYKDFERHQYEETCNLFQKEVH
- a CDS encoding iron-containing alcohol dehydrogenase, giving the protein MRFTLPRDIYYGKGTLDELKNLKGKKAIIVVGGGSMKRFGFLDKVVDNLHEAGIETRLFEGVEPDPSVETVMKGAAAMREFEPDWIVSIGGGSPIDAAKAMWAFYEYPETKFEDLITPFKFPTLRQKAKFLAIPSTSGTATEVTAFSVITDYQKGIKYPLADFNITPDVAIVDPELAETMPAKLTAHTGMDALTHAIEAYVSTLHSPFTDPLALKAITMVFEYLPASYKGDKEAREQMHYAQCLAGMAFSNALLGIVHSMAHKTGAAFSTGHIPHGCANAIYLPYVIQYNAKDPEAKKRYAEIAAAVGLTGTEDELVKKLCEKIDEYNAKLDIPKTLRMFGIEEKEFNEKIAEIAKNAVGDACTGSNPRSITPAEMEKLFGCIYDGKKVDF
- a CDS encoding LysR family transcriptional regulator, which gives rise to MDLQQLRYVTEVEKNGSITRAAKNLYMGQPNLSKAIKELEKEVGVTIFKRTAQGVEPTPMGAQFLGYAKTILSQVDELESLYKKEESQVFELHISVPRATYISVAFTDFLKQVPGDAPLSVRFKETSSMGAATDVVNGESQLAIIRFQNIYEEYFTNFLDNLHLNSELLWEYGMVLLMSEEHPLAGETEIPYHLLDGYTEIVHGDFQVPSLTFAQINRDARMKGSKRRIYIYERGSQYNLLQRVEGTYMWVSPLPEEILLENRLVQIPCPSATANKDLLVYKEDHALNRIEKGFIETVKNEIRTLKGEEDQC
- a CDS encoding GNAT family N-acetyltransferase; this translates as MLKIRFADEADAGLILHFIEELARYERMESEVVASEALLREWIFEKGKAEVLIGEWAGEPVGFALFFHNFSTFLGRAGIYLEDLFVEPAMRGRGFGKALLKRLAEIAIERGCGRLEWACLDWNAPSIAFYRSLGARPMEEWTTYRLTGETLEKLAHE
- a CDS encoding metallophosphoesterase family protein, which translates into the protein MSDALRFTGGRFRVMQIADTQENVRVSRDTVRLIDSALERERPDLVVFTGDQIKGYNPFFRGRRRKEKISRTLNEILRPLVEREIPFAVTFGNHDRQVGLSGAEQMLLYEAFPGCLARAGEVLEPGTQALPVLGRDGEPALLIYLIDSGGGMKGGGYEAVPQKTLDWYREVRDRYQLPGLVFQHIPIPEYYHLLQRVKRKKSGAVEAYRTHRHEFYRLDPAKVRPGGFMGEAPSVPDVNSGEGAALTEKGEILGLYCGHDHKNSFVGSWKGMDLGYAQSAGFNEYGPGVERAVRLFEIRETGGYETWTTSYQEVVGRRPSRPLKDFVLTNMPATREAGCRFIARSALAFLAVLAAAGVIWLV
- a CDS encoding clostripain-related cysteine peptidase, coding for MKRKMVLALVILVLFAAGCQPKTPASAAGTPPESGSWTVLIYLCGSDLESQGAKASQNLAELAAVDKPDGINVLVQAGGASDWHTEGFKSERSQRFLLEDHDWTLVDEGPLLNMGEADTLGDFLAYGTERYPAERTMALIWNHGGGSVAGAAFDELFDGDSLTLPELSQAFAASGTKFDLIGFDCCLMASLETAAALAPHGGYMAASEEYEPGGGWDYGAFLAYLGANPECTPVDLGKVICDSYYAKCLDAKSGAMATLSLIDLSSVPALTAAFDAMAKEMSASAVDISALQAFAQGARQAEHFGGNTEEEGFTNMVDLGDLARQTEAVLPDTAAGVTAALEQAVVYQITGESRQGSSGLSVFYPLASSTALCDAYAKAATSSHYLRYIQAVTGWSPSEELALPNEQPCVQAVDYAVASESYITPDGYYALHINSDLDAVEAVEFSLYYMDYRSGRYVLLGMDNDIDANWTSGLFLDNFRGVWPTLNGLYCAPTLISGDENTNLYSIPIKLNGKKTNLRAAYVWDENGENGHYEIYGAWDGLSSGGMSSREVTPLKDGDRVELLFSLTNWETGEDELYAMGAFTVQGDVVMEESELVDGDYLYQYRITDVFGRVTTSPAIIMECKEGEIFLYETADPPSGEPGN